ATAAAAAGTCATTGCTAGATCCATTTTCATCAAGTTTCCTCCTGTGGTTTCCTTTGGAAGTTTTGTATCTAGAGGTCTTCCACttagtttttaattcattttgagttaattttttttttgtaaatgctGGAAGATAagggtataattttattttcaaaattccttTGCGTATGATACCCAGTCTTCTAGAAGCTGTGCACTGGAGAAACTCCCCTTTCCTGTTGCATGGCCTTGGCCTTCCTGAGCACCAAGcagttttgtctgtgtgtgagctTATTTGGCTTCAGCTTGGTACCTGGGGAAGCAGCTTTAAGCAGGGGAGCTGTGCTGTGTCTGAGTTTCAGAGGGCTTAGTCCAGCATCATGGGGAGGGTCtggaagacaggaagcagaggaaaggtGTGCAGGAAAGGACAGAATGAGATTAGCTTCCAAAGTCAAGTGTCCGTGCCTCTCCCAATTAGGTCTTCTACCCATCATCACCTCCCAGTAATGCTGCCATTGTGAATCCATGAGATATTAATCCATTGGTTAGTCCAGAGCTCtcatgttgggagctgtgaaccccccagatcctgaatttctggtaaacaacttgtaaagcttgcagctgctctgagcatgagaccctcaggcaTTCCTGAtagcaggggagtgggttctggagcatttggctggggtgtggctatcagttaaggatccctatataagctgcccctggacacaataaaggaggcattcctgtttcaaggatgacccctgtCTCTGTCCGTCTGTGAGTCTGTGTGGTGGCGCATAGAGTGCATATGGGTGTGGTGCACCGCACCCTCGTAGACTACTAGACTCTGGAATGgatgcacagacactgagaggtgTGCTTCACTGACCTCCTgaagcagtgcttctcagcctctctaatgctgggaccctctaatacaggtcctcatgttgtggtgactcccagccttaaaattatctttgttgctacttcttaactgtaattttgctacttatgaatcgtagtgtaaatatctgctttctgatggttttaggtgaccctgtgaaagggtccttcagCCACCAAATGGGttgtaacccacaggttgagaacctagAGCATGTTGATAAGATTAATCGTGGTTTATTTTGAGACTCTGTTCTTTTCAACTGGCCTGTGTATGCAATGGTTATGCTTTATTATTACTATGGCTTCGTAATAGGTTCTGGAATGAGGAAATATGAGCATTCCAATTGTGTTATTTTTCCATATCATCTTAGTTATTTGGCattctttgagatttcatattaCTTTCAGGGTGAAATTTTGTGTTTTCACAAAAATCCCATTGGGATTTTGATAGAGATTGCTTTAATCTATCACTTTACAGCCCAGAaggtgtatatatgtacattcaATGCTactctattttaaaaagacaggctCTTGGGGCTGGGGAAAGTAGCAaggttgatagagtgcttgcctagcacgtgcAAGGCTTTAGCTTTGAGACCCAGCACCCTGTAAACGAGGTGTTGGCgcgcaagcctgtaatcccaacactggaagattggggcagaaggaccagaagttgACAGTCATCCATGGCTTTATGCCAAGTTCGAGGCCTACCTAGGATACATGagattctgtttaaaaataaacaaagataagATTTCAGTCTGTATTCTGGTCTGATTTTGAATTTGAAGTGAtattcctgcctcggcctcctgagtggtggtggtggtgttcacTTGTGTGTCACCGTACCCTGGGTGTGTGATTTTTGTGCTGTTCACGTTTGATGTACTTGTTggcttattctttgaaaattcctgTTAGCTTATACTTGGAAGGTATTGTTTCTGTATTGTATCCTCCTTTTAGACATTTGGATTTAGATATGTCAGGATCACTGTGTAACTCTAATCTTGGAAGGAGaaatgctggtcattgttgtccTGGGAGATCCTGGGTTCAGTCAGAGTAAAAGTGATCTGTTCACTTTGCATGTACTTGTATTAgtacattttgttctgttttcttgatttctgttttttttttttccctatgcaGAGATGTTATAATGGATCATCATGTTTCCACCATCAAACCCCGAAGAATCCAAAATCAGAATGTCATTCACCGCTTAGAACGCCGGCGCATCAGCTCAGGCAGGGCGGGAGCCCACTGGCATCAGGTCCGGGTGTTCCACCAGAATGTCTTCCCTAACTTCACCGTCGTCAATGTTGAGAAGCCTCCTTGTTTCTTGCGTAAATTCTCACCTGATGGGCGCtactttattgctttttcttctgaCCAGACATCTCTTGAGATTTATGAGTACCAGGGCTGCCAGGCAGCCGAGGACCTCTTGCAAGGCTATGAAGGGGAGATCTTGTCCAATGGCAATGACCAGCGGTCAGTCAGCATCCGAGGCCGGCTTTTTGAACGTTTCTTCGTCCTGTTGCACATTACCAATGTCGCAGCCAACGGTGAGCACTTGAACCGGGAGTGCAGCCTCTTCACTGATGACTGCCGGTGTGTCATCGTGGGTTCCGCTGCCTATCTCCCAGATGAACCGCACCCCCCTTTCTATGAGGTCTATCGGAACAGTGAGTCCGTGACCCCCAATCCACGGTCCCCTCTGGAGGACTATTCCCTCCACATCATTGACCTTCACACGGGCCGTTTGTGTGACACACGCACCTTCAAGTGTGACAAAGTGGTCTTGTCACACAACCAGGGGCTGTACTTGTACAAAAACATCCTGGCCATCCTGTCTGTGCAGCAGCAGACCATTCACGTCTTCCAGGTGACGCCTGAAGGCACATTTATCGATGTTCGGACCATCGGCCGCTTCTGCTATGAGGATGACCTGCTCACCGTGTCAGCCGTTTTCCCGGAGGTGCAGCGGGACAGTCAGACAGGCATGGCCAGTCCCTTTAGGGACCCTTTCATCAATTCCCTGAAGCACCGCCTGCTGGTGTACCTGTGGCGCAGAGCAGAGCAGGATGGGAGCCCCATGGCCAAGAGGCGTTTCTTTCAGTACTTTGACCAGCTGCGGCAGCTGCGCATGTGGAAGATGCAGCTGCTGGATGAAAACCATCTGTTCATCAAATACACCAGTGAGGACGTAGTGACCCTGCGGGTCACAGACCCGTCTCAGGTACGGGCCAAGCCCCTCAGGAGTACACACCTTCACGTAGCATCTGTTCTTGCTGTACTTGGTTTCAGACTTAAAGTCAGTTTCCTTTTCGTCTGCCCTCACATACTAACAGATATAGGGTAAAAGTCAAGCCACTACCACATAGACAGCCAGCTTTGTGCTTCTTAGCTCAGTTGTTCCACGGGGCATTTTCAGTACCTGTCAGACAGGAGCCCGGATGCTGTAAGGTTGGGGTTTGGACCACATATGTATAATCCTGCCTGGACTTTTATAAGGCTGCTTATTGAACCAAACACGTTCTGGCAGTGAGAATGAGCACTCCATGTCCTTTGGGGCTCAGAGGTAGAGAGCTTGTCTAGCATACGAGGCTTTGGGTccctagcactgaaaaaaaaa
This DNA window, taken from Chionomys nivalis chromosome 23, mChiNiv1.1, whole genome shotgun sequence, encodes the following:
- the Det1 gene encoding DET1 homolog isoform X2 is translated as MDHHVSTIKPRRIQNQNVIHRLERRRISSGRAGAHWHQVRVFHQNVFPNFTVVNVEKPPCFLRKFSPDGRYFIAFSSDQTSLEIYEYQGCQAAEDLLQGYEGEILSNGNDQRSVSIRGRLFERFFVLLHITNVAANGEHLNRECSLFTDDCRCVIVGSAAYLPDEPHPPFYEVYRNSESVTPNPRSPLEDYSLHIIDLHTGRLCDTRTFKCDKVVLSHNQGLYLYKNILAILSVQQQTIHVFQVTPEGTFIDVRTIGRFCYEDDLLTVSAVFPEVQRDSQTGMASPFRDPFINSLKHRLLVYLWRRAEQDGSPMAKRRFFQYFDQLRQLRMWKMQLLDENHLFIKYTSEDVVTLRVTDPSQASFFVVYNMVTTEVIAVFENTSDELLELFENFCDLFRNATLHSEVQFPCSASSNNFARQIQRRFKDTIINAKYGGHTEAVRRLLGQLPISAQSYSGSPYLDLSLFSYDDKWVSVMERPKTCGDHPIRFYARDSGLLKFEIQAGLLGRPINHTVRRLVAFTFHPFEPFAISVQRTNAEYVVNFHMRHCCTSLPHHSRAAQDFAPA
- the Det1 gene encoding DET1 homolog isoform X1, giving the protein MKEGLRRQDDEADTPGCSQRDVIMDHHVSTIKPRRIQNQNVIHRLERRRISSGRAGAHWHQVRVFHQNVFPNFTVVNVEKPPCFLRKFSPDGRYFIAFSSDQTSLEIYEYQGCQAAEDLLQGYEGEILSNGNDQRSVSIRGRLFERFFVLLHITNVAANGEHLNRECSLFTDDCRCVIVGSAAYLPDEPHPPFYEVYRNSESVTPNPRSPLEDYSLHIIDLHTGRLCDTRTFKCDKVVLSHNQGLYLYKNILAILSVQQQTIHVFQVTPEGTFIDVRTIGRFCYEDDLLTVSAVFPEVQRDSQTGMASPFRDPFINSLKHRLLVYLWRRAEQDGSPMAKRRFFQYFDQLRQLRMWKMQLLDENHLFIKYTSEDVVTLRVTDPSQASFFVVYNMVTTEVIAVFENTSDELLELFENFCDLFRNATLHSEVQFPCSASSNNFARQIQRRFKDTIINAKYGGHTEAVRRLLGQLPISAQSYSGSPYLDLSLFSYDDKWVSVMERPKTCGDHPIRFYARDSGLLKFEIQAGLLGRPINHTVRRLVAFTFHPFEPFAISVQRTNAEYVVNFHMRHCCTSLPHHSRAAQDFAPA